In a genomic window of Lacrimispora sp. BS-2:
- a CDS encoding zinc ribbon domain-containing protein, with protein sequence MSEIISYKCPNCGGPLIFDPKKQKYACEYCLSEFTQKETADGEQKEPEAGKKKEGGEPVLYTCPSCGAEIVTDETTAATFCYYCHNPVILSGRLSGEFHPDYVIPFAMEKKRAVEIFEQWMKKKRFVPKAFYSEDQIEKISGVYFPYMLYSCRAEGSLDAKADRLRVWVSGDRRYTETQTYDVRREGTMPVKFVPRNALKKSNRELVEGVLPYETEKMKPFTMGFLSGFVAERRDMGEQEFSEEVKSEVRQFAGESLKNSITSYDSVRVQNQSVHLEEEKWEYALLPVWTLTYHDGPKDQMYYFTVNGQTGKVCGKLPVDRNKLMLLFLEIFLPVFFAMLIVGYLI encoded by the coding sequence ATGAGTGAGATCATAAGTTATAAATGTCCTAATTGCGGCGGACCGCTTATCTTTGATCCGAAAAAGCAGAAGTATGCCTGTGAATACTGTTTATCAGAATTCACTCAGAAAGAAACTGCAGACGGGGAGCAAAAAGAGCCTGAGGCAGGAAAGAAAAAGGAGGGCGGAGAGCCTGTGCTTTATACCTGCCCCAGCTGCGGCGCCGAGATCGTAACGGATGAGACCACTGCTGCGACCTTCTGCTATTATTGCCATAATCCGGTAATCCTCTCAGGCAGGCTTTCCGGAGAATTCCATCCGGATTATGTGATTCCATTTGCAATGGAGAAGAAGCGGGCTGTGGAAATTTTTGAACAATGGATGAAAAAGAAACGGTTTGTTCCAAAGGCTTTTTACAGTGAAGACCAGATCGAGAAAATCTCCGGCGTATATTTTCCTTACATGCTTTACAGCTGCCGGGCGGAGGGAAGCCTGGATGCAAAAGCGGACCGTCTGCGGGTCTGGGTAAGCGGCGACCGCCGCTATACGGAAACCCAGACCTATGATGTCCGCAGGGAAGGGACTATGCCTGTAAAATTCGTGCCCCGCAATGCCTTGAAAAAATCCAACCGGGAGCTGGTGGAGGGCGTACTGCCCTATGAAACAGAGAAAATGAAGCCCTTTACCATGGGGTTCCTTTCCGGCTTTGTGGCAGAACGGCGGGATATGGGAGAGCAGGAATTTTCTGAGGAAGTAAAGTCTGAGGTGCGCCAGTTTGCCGGGGAGTCCTTAAAAAACAGCATCACATCCTATGATTCTGTGAGAGTTCAGAATCAATCCGTCCATCTGGAGGAAGAAAAGTGGGAGTATGCCCTTTTGCCTGTATGGACCCTTACCTACCATGACGGACCAAAGGACCAGATGTATTATTTTACAGTGAACGGGCAGACCGGTAAGGTATGCGGCAAGCTTCCTGTGGACCGGAATAAGCTGATGCTTTTGTTTCTTGAAATATTCCTGCCCGTATTTTTTGCCATGCTGATTGTGGGGTATCTGATATGA
- a CDS encoding SPFH domain-containing protein: MGIVKALTTAVGGSLADQWLEVIEAGSMGDQTVFASGVKIRKGSNTKSTDYTISDGSIIHVYPNQFMILVDGGKVIDYTGEPGYFTVKNSSLPSLFNGQFDEAIKESFDRIRFGGQTPTSQKVYFINLQEIKGIKFGTPNPINYFDQFYNAELFLRAHGTYSIKVTDPLLFYAEVIPKNASRVEVDDINAQYLSEFLEALQSSINQMSADGIRISYVASKGRELGQYMSDVLDYQWKDQRGMEIQSVGIASISYDQESKELIHLRNQGAMLSDPGVREGYVQGAVARGLEAAGSNANGSMAGFMGMGMGMNAGGGFMGAASSANYQQMQMNRGQQGNPGEQTAAGGESKAQSSSESPWTCSCGSVNTGKFCPECGNPKQAGPWTCECKTINNGRFCSECGKPRP; this comes from the coding sequence ATGGGAATTGTTAAGGCGCTTACTACCGCAGTAGGAGGCTCACTGGCAGATCAGTGGCTTGAAGTGATAGAAGCAGGCAGCATGGGAGATCAGACCGTATTTGCCAGCGGAGTGAAGATACGAAAAGGATCCAATACAAAGAGCACGGATTATACCATTTCCGATGGTTCTATCATTCATGTTTACCCCAACCAGTTCATGATTTTGGTAGATGGAGGAAAAGTGATCGACTACACCGGGGAACCAGGCTATTTTACCGTAAAAAACTCTTCCCTCCCCTCCCTTTTTAACGGCCAGTTTGATGAGGCCATAAAAGAATCCTTTGACCGGATTCGTTTTGGTGGTCAGACTCCTACTTCCCAGAAGGTATATTTCATTAATCTGCAGGAGATTAAAGGGATCAAGTTCGGTACTCCGAATCCCATTAATTATTTTGACCAGTTTTATAATGCGGAATTGTTTTTACGGGCTCACGGAACGTATTCCATCAAAGTGACGGACCCTCTGCTGTTCTATGCGGAGGTCATACCGAAAAATGCTTCCCGTGTTGAGGTAGATGACATCAACGCCCAGTATTTATCTGAATTTTTAGAGGCTCTTCAGTCTTCCATCAATCAGATGTCTGCCGATGGCATACGTATCTCCTATGTGGCTTCCAAAGGAAGAGAGCTGGGCCAGTATATGTCCGATGTCCTTGACTACCAGTGGAAGGACCAGAGAGGAATGGAGATCCAGTCTGTAGGAATCGCAAGCATTTCCTATGACCAGGAATCCAAGGAGCTGATCCATCTTCGCAACCAGGGAGCCATGTTAAGCGATCCGGGTGTCAGGGAGGGCTATGTGCAGGGAGCAGTAGCCAGAGGCTTAGAAGCGGCAGGAAGCAATGCCAATGGTTCCATGGCAGGATTTATGGGCATGGGTATGGGAATGAATGCCGGTGGCGGCTTTATGGGTGCAGCTTCAAGCGCCAACTATCAGCAGATGCAGATGAACCGGGGCCAGCAGGGAAATCCCGGAGAACAGACGGCAGCAGGCGGAGAGAGTAAGGCACAAAGTTCTTCAGAGAGCCCATGGACCTGCAGCTGCGGAAGTGTGAATACAGGAAAATTCTGTCCGGAATGCGGAAATCCAAAGCAGGCAGGACCATGGACCTGTGAATGTAAAACTATAAACAATGGCAGATTTTGTTCGGAGTGTGGGAAACCAAGACCATGA
- a CDS encoding deoxyribonuclease IV produces the protein MLTIGCHLSSSKGYFAMGKEAVKIDANTFQFFTRNPRGTRAKAMNPEDVDRFLAFAGEHGINRILAHAPYTLNACSADEGLRALARDTMKDDLDRMEYTPGNCYNFHPGSHVGQGTEAGIRYISDMLNQILTPEHHTTVLLETMSGKGSEVGREFEELREILDRVEQKDHMGVCLDTCHVWDAGYDIAGDLDGVLNRFDQIVGLDKLKAIHLNDSQNPLGAHKDRHAKIGEGFIGFEALKRMTVHPALKSLPFYLETPNDLSGYAKEIAMMRAI, from the coding sequence ATGCTTACGATCGGATGTCATCTGTCTTCCTCAAAAGGTTATTTTGCCATGGGGAAGGAGGCTGTGAAGATTGATGCCAACACGTTTCAGTTTTTTACAAGAAATCCAAGGGGAACCAGGGCTAAGGCCATGAATCCTGAAGATGTGGACCGTTTCCTGGCCTTTGCCGGGGAACATGGAATAAACAGGATTCTGGCTCATGCGCCCTACACTCTAAATGCCTGTTCCGCGGATGAAGGGCTCCGTGCCCTTGCCAGAGACACCATGAAGGATGATTTGGACCGGATGGAATATACTCCCGGAAACTGCTACAATTTCCATCCGGGAAGCCATGTGGGACAGGGAACAGAGGCGGGGATCCGTTATATTTCAGATATGCTCAATCAGATTCTGACTCCGGAACATCATACCACCGTCCTTTTGGAAACCATGTCCGGCAAGGGCAGCGAGGTAGGACGGGAATTTGAGGAGTTACGGGAGATCCTGGACCGGGTAGAGCAAAAGGACCATATGGGAGTCTGCCTGGATACGTGCCACGTATGGGATGCAGGCTATGATATTGCCGGTGACCTGGATGGAGTTTTAAACCGGTTCGACCAGATCGTCGGACTGGATAAATTAAAGGCAATCCATTTAAATGACAGCCAGAATCCTCTTGGGGCCCATAAGGACCGCCACGCAAAGATCGGAGAAGGCTTTATCGGATTTGAGGCTCTGAAGCGGATGACGGTTCACCCGGCTTTAAAGAGCCTTCCCTTTTATCTGGAGACACCCAATGATCTTTCCGGGTATGCCAAAGAAATTGCCATGATGCGTGCTATATAA
- a CDS encoding ABC transporter permease subunit, with protein MKLNPVYKRETTVSSRSFRLALILAIFNTILALVILLNMYSVVERVKLTAEIQYSSFTNLYVFVAAVEFVMLMFIMPALTAGSISGERERQTLDLLLTTTLKPWDIIWGKFTSSFSTMFLMIMSSFPLLAVSFVYGGVMIYDVLLLLLCYLAVALLCGSMGICFSTLFKRSTIATVVSYGVLVLIAAGTYAINAFALSMARMNMSSTYAMTVGGMADQTNSGACLYLLLLNPVATFYAMINGQTGDNQVVRSLNSWFGPHPDNFIMEHWVVLSIFIQLALAAMFMFIAVNAISPAKGNKIRKIK; from the coding sequence ATGAAATTGAATCCGGTTTATAAGAGGGAGACAACCGTCAGCTCCAGAAGCTTCCGTCTGGCGCTGATCCTGGCAATTTTTAATACGATTCTGGCTTTGGTGATTCTGCTTAATATGTATTCCGTGGTGGAGAGGGTAAAGCTCACTGCGGAAATCCAGTATTCTTCCTTTACCAATTTGTATGTATTCGTGGCTGCTGTGGAATTTGTGATGCTGATGTTCATCATGCCGGCGCTGACAGCAGGAAGCATCAGCGGAGAGAGGGAACGCCAGACCCTTGACCTTCTTCTCACCACCACCTTAAAGCCATGGGATATCATATGGGGAAAGTTTACTTCATCCTTTAGTACTATGTTTCTCATGATCATGTCCAGCTTTCCCCTTCTGGCCGTATCCTTTGTGTATGGGGGCGTGATGATTTACGACGTATTACTTTTGCTTTTGTGCTACCTGGCAGTTGCCCTTCTCTGCGGAAGCATGGGAATCTGTTTTTCCACCCTGTTCAAGCGTTCCACCATTGCCACTGTGGTAAGCTATGGGGTACTGGTTCTCATTGCCGCAGGCACCTATGCGATCAATGCTTTTGCATTGTCCATGGCCAGGATGAATATGAGCAGCACTTATGCCATGACCGTGGGCGGCATGGCTGACCAGACCAATTCCGGCGCATGTTTGTACCTGCTCCTGTTAAACCCGGTGGCTACTTTTTATGCCATGATCAACGGCCAGACAGGGGATAATCAGGTGGTAAGGAGTTTAAACAGCTGGTTCGGTCCCCATCCGGATAACTTTATCATGGAACACTGGGTGGTCTTAAGCATCTTCATCCAGCTGGCTCTGGCAGCCATGTTCATGTTCATCGCCGTAAATGCCATCAGTCCGGCCAAAGGGAATAAGATAAGAAAAATAAAATGA
- a CDS encoding ABC transporter ATP-binding protein, whose protein sequence is MLEIKDLRKKFGKFHALNGLDLHIPKGSLYGFVGPNGAGKTTTIKIMTGLLFADSGKVMIDGVDVSGGLHELKLKIGYVPDFFGVYDNLKVNEYMEFFASCYGIDGLKGRTRYMTLLEQVGLEDKVNFYVDSLSRGMKQRLCLARALIHDPLLLVLDEPASGLDPRTRFEFKEILKELKEQGKTIFISSHVLSELSELCTDIGVIDQGKMILSGSMEEILRRVNASNPLIISVLGNKEKALTILKSQPCVQTIAVKEEDIRVNFIGDEQDEAILLQQLVDADVLVHGFCREQGSLESLFMQITDHDKEKAVLVHEIESGL, encoded by the coding sequence ATGTTAGAAATTAAGGATTTGCGGAAAAAGTTTGGAAAATTCCATGCGTTAAACGGCCTGGATCTTCATATTCCCAAAGGATCCCTTTATGGCTTTGTAGGGCCTAACGGAGCGGGAAAGACCACCACCATCAAGATCATGACAGGGCTTCTTTTTGCCGACAGCGGCAAGGTGATGATCGACGGAGTGGATGTGTCCGGGGGCTTACATGAATTAAAGCTGAAGATCGGTTATGTGCCGGACTTTTTCGGCGTTTATGATAATTTAAAAGTCAATGAATATATGGAATTTTTTGCCTCCTGCTACGGGATTGACGGGCTTAAGGGCAGGACCCGGTATATGACCCTTTTGGAACAGGTAGGGTTAGAGGATAAGGTGAATTTTTACGTAGACAGCTTATCAAGGGGAATGAAGCAGCGGCTCTGCCTGGCGAGGGCATTGATCCACGATCCCCTGTTGCTGGTCCTTGATGAACCGGCCTCAGGGCTGGACCCAAGAACCAGGTTTGAATTTAAAGAAATCTTAAAGGAATTAAAAGAGCAGGGAAAGACCATATTCATCAGCTCCCATGTGCTTTCCGAGCTTTCCGAGCTGTGTACTGACATTGGGGTCATTGACCAGGGGAAGATGATATTAAGCGGCAGCATGGAGGAGATCCTGCGCCGGGTCAATGCTTCCAATCCTCTGATCATCTCTGTTCTCGGAAATAAGGAAAAAGCTCTGACCATCTTAAAAAGCCAGCCCTGCGTCCAGACCATAGCGGTAAAGGAAGAGGACATTCGGGTGAATTTCATTGGAGATGAACAGGATGAGGCCATTCTTTTGCAGCAGCTGGTGGATGCCGATGTGCTGGTACATGGGTTCTGCAGAGAGCAGGGAAGTCTGGAATCCCTGTTTATGCAGATTACGGATCATGATAAAGAAAAGGCGGTGCTTGTACATGAAATTGAATCCGGTTTATAA
- a CDS encoding ATP-binding protein, which yields MKSDLNRRFHTRVIANIFYSAVVTVLIEIFLVTNVSLVASYMRNTQRDNAFVEMLTSFDVVVILIYVIFGIGIFTVTFLLLQEKSMRYISRISDAMQSISEGDLNITVDIEGDDEFSVMAASLNKMVGDLRGLMDKEREAERTKNELITNIAHDLRTPLTSIIGYLELLSGETKLDPEVQKKYIGIAYVKTKRLEKLIEDLFGFTKLNYGKISMHVAKVDVVKLLSQLLEEFYPSFVDKNLSYELQSNVPAQIISADGNLLARLFDNLINNAIKYGADGKRILVKVHGSEELVTIQVINYGYVIPEEELPLIFNKFYRVEQSRSTNTGGTGLGLAIAKNIVDMHGGTIQVTSDLSGTVFTIKLQVDFDINKENFGKIG from the coding sequence TTGAAAAGTGATCTTAACCGCCGTTTTCATACCCGGGTCATTGCCAATATTTTTTACAGTGCAGTGGTCACGGTCCTGATCGAGATATTTCTGGTGACCAATGTATCTTTGGTAGCCTCCTACATGAGAAACACACAAAGGGATAATGCATTTGTGGAGATGCTCACCTCCTTTGATGTGGTGGTGATCCTGATTTATGTGATTTTCGGGATCGGAATATTTACGGTCACCTTTCTCCTCCTCCAGGAAAAGTCCATGCGTTATATCAGCCGGATTTCTGATGCCATGCAGAGCATTTCCGAGGGAGATTTAAATATTACGGTTGACATTGAGGGAGATGATGAATTCTCCGTCATGGCAGCCAGTTTAAATAAGATGGTGGGAGATTTAAGAGGTCTCATGGACAAGGAACGGGAGGCGGAGCGGACCAAGAACGAGCTCATCACCAATATTGCTCATGACTTAAGGACTCCATTAACCTCCATCATCGGGTATCTGGAATTGTTGTCCGGAGAAACAAAGCTTGATCCGGAAGTCCAGAAAAAGTACATAGGGATTGCATACGTAAAGACAAAGCGGCTGGAAAAGCTGATTGAGGATTTATTCGGATTTACAAAGCTGAACTATGGAAAGATCTCCATGCACGTAGCCAAGGTGGACGTGGTGAAGCTTTTAAGTCAGCTTCTGGAAGAATTTTATCCCAGTTTTGTGGATAAGAATCTTTCCTATGAGCTACAAAGCAATGTTCCCGCCCAAATAATCTCGGCAGACGGCAACCTTCTTGCCCGTCTGTTTGACAATCTGATCAACAATGCCATCAAATACGGTGCGGATGGAAAGCGCATCCTGGTAAAGGTCCATGGAAGCGAAGAACTGGTTACGATCCAGGTGATCAATTATGGTTATGTGATCCCGGAGGAAGAGCTGCCTCTTATCTTCAATAAGTTTTACCGCGTGGAACAGTCCCGGTCCACCAACACGGGAGGAACGGGGCTGGGCCTTGCCATTGCAAAGAATATTGTGGATATGCACGGCGGAACCATTCAAGTGACCAGTGATCTGTCCGGAACCGTATTTACGATTAAGCTGCAGGTGGATTTTGATATCAATAAAGAGAACTTTGGAAAGATAGGGTGA
- a CDS encoding response regulator transcription factor, with product MSETINILVVDDEKEIADLVEIYLVSDGYKVHKANNAEEGLEILEKTQIHLVLLDIMMPGMDGLQMCKKIRETNNIPIIMLSAKSTDLDKILGLGTGADDYVTKPFNPLELTARVKSQLRRYTQLNPNSAANESAKNEIAIRGLTINKDNHKVTVYGEEIKLTPIEFDILYLLASNPGRVFSTDEIFEKVWNEKVYEANNTVMVHIRRLRGKMKEDTRQNKIITTVWGVGYKIEK from the coding sequence ATGTCCGAAACAATAAACATCTTGGTTGTGGATGATGAGAAAGAAATTGCAGACTTAGTGGAGATTTATCTGGTCAGTGATGGATATAAAGTACATAAAGCAAATAATGCGGAAGAAGGACTGGAAATTCTGGAAAAGACCCAGATCCATCTGGTTCTTTTAGACATTATGATGCCAGGAATGGATGGCCTGCAAATGTGCAAGAAAATACGGGAGACCAATAACATTCCCATCATTATGCTCAGCGCCAAGTCCACGGATCTGGACAAAATTCTGGGACTTGGAACCGGGGCTGATGATTACGTGACAAAGCCCTTTAATCCCCTGGAGCTGACGGCACGGGTAAAATCCCAGCTTCGCCGTTACACCCAGTTAAACCCCAACAGTGCGGCAAACGAATCTGCTAAGAATGAAATCGCCATAAGAGGACTGACCATTAACAAGGATAACCATAAGGTGACTGTTTATGGGGAAGAGATCAAGCTTACCCCCATTGAGTTTGACATCCTCTACTTATTGGCTTCCAATCCCGGAAGAGTGTTCAGTACCGATGAGATTTTTGAAAAGGTGTGGAATGAAAAGGTTTATGAGGCCAACAACACAGTAATGGTACATATCAGACGGCTGCGGGGTAAGATGAAGGAAGATACCAGACAGAACAAAATCATCACCACTGTTTGGGGGGTAGGATACAAAATTGAAAAGTGA